In Asticcacaulis sp. SL142, the sequence GGGCTGTGCGGGCTGGGTGATCTGGTGCTGACCTGCTCGTCACCGCAGTCGCGCAATATGAGTGTCGGGTTGGCGCTGGGCGGTGGTCAGACGCTTGAGCAGGCCCTGGCCGGTAAGGTCTCAGTCGCCGAAGGGGTCGAATCCGCCCCTGCCGTGGTGCATCTGGCGAAAAAGCTGGGGGTCGAACTGCCGATCTGCGAGGCGGTGGCGGCGATTCTGGCTGGTGAGGCGGGGGTCGAGGACACGGTTTCGGCCCTGATGTCGCGCCCGCTCAAGTTCGAGAGTGCAATATAGTTACCTCACTCTGAAATCTTTGATTTCAGAGTTGTTTTCAGTGACACCCACAGCCGATATGCAGGGCGGCGGCGAAGGCCTTGGCTAGTCGCTCCGGCGCGTCGTTATCATACTTTAAGTACAGATCTGGCTCGATCAGTTCCAGTTCCATCAGGCAGAACCGGTTTTGCTCATCGCGCACCATATCGACGCGGGCATAGAGCACGCTATCGCGGCCCACAAACTCAAGCGCATCATGGGCCAGTTGCAGGGCTGCCTCCGGCGGGGTTTCAACCCGCAGATGGGCGTCATAATCAGGCTGTGAGCGGAAATCGCCAGCCTTGGGCGTTTTCAGGACGGCATGAGAAAAGTCGCCGCCGAAAAACAGCAAAGACCATTCGCCCTGGGTCTGAATAGCCCGCATCAGGGGCTGGATCATGGCCTCAGATTGCGGGGCATCTGCAGGCACATCAGCCCCTTCCCAGATCAGAGTGTTTTTAGCACCGGCTGACACTACGGGTTTAAGCACCAAAGCGTCCTGGCCGAAATCAGCCCGCGCGGCGGCCATATTTTCCGGCGTTACCTGATCAACAAAGGCGGTCGGAATGGTGCGCACACCGGCCTGCGCCAGATCACGCAGGTACCGCTTATCAACATTCCAGGCCACGATCTCGGCGGGGTTCAGAAAACGGTGACCTTTGGCCTTGATCTGGGCCAGGGCACGTCTGAAATCATCCGGCGCATTGTGATAGCCCCATGCCACCAGTGGACAGATCAGATCATAGGGCGTGATGACCGGCTCAGACCACGGTTGATCGAATACATCCAGATCAAGGTCATACAGCGCTGCCCGCAGGGCCTCCAGCACATAGGGCCAGCGCCCGTGGTGGGACGGGTGGTCAGGGTTTGGGGTCAGGATCAATAAAGACTTGCTCATGAGGCGTTTTATGCGCATGAGGGAAGCGAAAATCAAACGGATATTATCACATGACTGCACCCTATGATGTCACCGCCGTCGGCCACGCCATTGTCGATGTTCTGGCCCCCGCCGATGACGCGTTTCTGACCGCACAAAATCTGGCCAAAGGGGCGATGACCCTGATCGACCAGGATCGCGCCTTAAGCCTTTACGGCGTCATGGCGCAGGCGGAACTGGCCTCAGGCGGATCGGCCGGCAATACTATCGCCGGGGCGGCGTCGCTGGGCGGCAAATGTGGCTATATCGGTAAGGTCGCCGATGACGAACTGGGTAAGGTCTTCCGCCACGATATGAAGGCGCAGGGCGTACAGTTTGACACGGCGGTGTTTGATGGCGATATCGCCACGGGGCGTTGCCTTATCAATATCACCCCGGACGCTCAGCGCACCATGGCGACGTTTTTAGGGGCTGCGGCGAAAGTCGGCCCTGCCGATGTTGATCCGGCGCTGATTCAGGCCTCAAACATTGTCTACCTCGAAGGCTATCTGTTCGATACGCCAACCGGGCGCGAGGCTTTTGTCAAGGCGTCCGAACTGGCGCGCGCGGCAGGCCGTAAAACGGCGATCACCATGTCAGATAGCTTTGTGGTTGATCGTTGGCGCGCGGATTTGCTGCCGTTCATTGACCAGCACATCGACATCGTGTTCGCGAACGAATCCGAATTGCTGGCCATGTATGAAACCGATGATTTCTTCGCGGCCCAGACTGCTCTGCGGGGCAAGGTAGATCTGGCCTTTGTGACCCGCTCGGATCAGGGTTCGGTGATTCTGACCAAGGATGACACGGTTCTGGTGCCGGTGTTTGATGTCGATAGTCTGGTCGATACGACCGGTGCCGGTGATCAGTATGCGGCGGGGGCGATGTTTGGCCTGTCGCGTGGGCTTGATCTTTATACCTGCGGGCGGTTGGGGGCTATGGCGGCGGCTGAGGTCATTGGCCACTATGGCCCGCGGCCGCTGGTGTCGCTTAAGGATTTAGCCGGACAGTACGGACTGCTTTAAGAACTCCCCCTGTTGCAGGGGGAGCTTTCAATTAAGCTTTGCTTAAATGAAAGAGGGGGTAAACTTGCGACCGTTAACCCCACCGTTGGGGGTGGCTCGTTGCCCCCCTCCGTCACGTCGCTAAAGCGCCGCGCCACCTCCCCCGGCACGCCGGGGGAGTATAAATTTAGGCTCTCTTAAACTTGCGGAGAAAAGTACACTGAGCGGAGCGAAGGACTTTTCTCCGAGGCCCTATATCATCGCCGGAATAACCCGGTCGGGCGGACGGTGGCCGTCCTGAAGGGTCTTGATATTCAGGATCACCCGGTCGCCCATGTCCTGACGGGCTTCGATGGTTGATGACGCCATGTGTGGCAGCAGCACCGCATTGGGCAGGCCGAACAGTTCCGGATTAATCCCCGGCAGGCGCTCATAGACATCAAGGCCGACGCCGGCGATCTTATGTTCGCGCAGCAGATGGGCCAGCGCCGTCTCATCGATAATCTCACCGCGCGCCGTGTTGACGATGATAGCGTTGGGCGACAACAGCCCCAACCGTTCGGCGTTCAGCAGATGAAACGTCTCCGGCGTGCGCGGGCAATTGACCGAGACCACATCCATGCGCGGCAGCATGTCGTCGAGATTGTCCCAGTAGGTCGCACCAATTTCCTCGGCGATGCGGGCGCTGACCGGCTTGCGGTTATGGTAATGGACGCTCATGCCAAAAGCCTTGGCGCGGCGAGCCAGCGCCTGACCGATGCGGCCCATGCCGATAATGCCCAGTCGTTTGCCATAGATGCGCCGACCCATCATGAAGGTCGGCGACCATTCGGAAAACTCACCGCGCTGAACCGTTTCGGCGCCTTCGACGAAGCGGCGCGCCACGGCGAGTATCAGGCCCATGGTCATCTCGGCGGTGTCTTCGGTCAGGACGCCGGGGGTGTTGGTGATGATGATGCCTTTGTCGGCGGCGCTCTGGATATCGATATGGTCATAGCCGACGCCGAAATTAGCGACCATTTTGAGCGGTTCACCGGCGGCGGCAAAAAAATCGGCATCGATCTGATCATTGATGGATGAGATGATCACTTCGGCGGATTGTGCCGCCTCCAGCAGCTTTTCGCGCGGCATGGGGCGCTTGTCCGGGCACAGGGTCGTGTCGAACAGTTCGCGCAGGCGCGTTTCCACACTGTCGGGCAGTTTGACGGTGACGAAGACTTTAAGCTTTTTGGCGCTCATGATGAGGTCTTGTGGCTCCGGTGGTAGTCGCAAGCAATGGCCGAAGTCATCCGGTGGCGGGTTATTATGATTATGTTAACCAAATCTGAACCTGCGGCCGTTAAATCTGAC encodes:
- a CDS encoding ATP-grasp domain-containing protein; the protein is MSKSLLILTPNPDHPSHHGRWPYVLEALRAALYDLDLDVFDQPWSEPVITPYDLICPLVAWGYHNAPDDFRRALAQIKAKGHRFLNPAEIVAWNVDKRYLRDLAQAGVRTIPTAFVDQVTPENMAAARADFGQDALVLKPVVSAGAKNTLIWEGADVPADAPQSEAMIQPLMRAIQTQGEWSLLFFGGDFSHAVLKTPKAGDFRSQPDYDAHLRVETPPEAALQLAHDALEFVGRDSVLYARVDMVRDEQNRFCLMELELIEPDLYLKYDNDAPERLAKAFAAALHIGCGCH
- a CDS encoding adenosine kinase, with amino-acid sequence MTAPYDVTAVGHAIVDVLAPADDAFLTAQNLAKGAMTLIDQDRALSLYGVMAQAELASGGSAGNTIAGAASLGGKCGYIGKVADDELGKVFRHDMKAQGVQFDTAVFDGDIATGRCLINITPDAQRTMATFLGAAAKVGPADVDPALIQASNIVYLEGYLFDTPTGREAFVKASELARAAGRKTAITMSDSFVVDRWRADLLPFIDQHIDIVFANESELLAMYETDDFFAAQTALRGKVDLAFVTRSDQGSVILTKDDTVLVPVFDVDSLVDTTGAGDQYAAGAMFGLSRGLDLYTCGRLGAMAAAEVIGHYGPRPLVSLKDLAGQYGLL
- a CDS encoding 2-hydroxyacid dehydrogenase produces the protein MSAKKLKVFVTVKLPDSVETRLRELFDTTLCPDKRPMPREKLLEAAQSAEVIISSINDQIDADFFAAAGEPLKMVANFGVGYDHIDIQSAADKGIIITNTPGVLTEDTAEMTMGLILAVARRFVEGAETVQRGEFSEWSPTFMMGRRIYGKRLGIIGMGRIGQALARRAKAFGMSVHYHNRKPVSARIAEEIGATYWDNLDDMLPRMDVVSVNCPRTPETFHLLNAERLGLLSPNAIIVNTARGEIIDETALAHLLREHKIAGVGLDVYERLPGINPELFGLPNAVLLPHMASSTIEARQDMGDRVILNIKTLQDGHRPPDRVIPAMI